A section of the Streptomyces sp. NBC_00178 genome encodes:
- a CDS encoding glycosyltransferase family 4 protein — MDKTLIVTNDFPPRPGGIQAFLHNMALRMDPDRIVVYASTWKRGEEGAAATAAFDAEQPFTVVRDRTTMLLPTPRVTRTAGRLLREHACTSVWFGAAAPLGLMAPALRRAGARRLVATTHGHEAGWAQLPASRQLLRRIGEGTDTITYLGEYTRSRIAAALTPEAAGRMVQLPPGVDEKTFHPASGGDRVRARLGLTDRPVVVCVSRLVPRKGQDTLILAMPAILAKVPDAVLLVVGGGPYAGQLRKLAAETGVEDSVRFTGPVPWEELPAHYGAGDVFAMPCRTRRGGLDVEGLGIVYLEASATGLPVVAGDSGGAPDAVLDGETGWVVRGGSAEESADRIVTLLGDAELRRRMGERGRAWVEEKWRWDLLAEKLRTLL, encoded by the coding sequence ATGGACAAGACCTTGATCGTGACGAACGACTTCCCGCCCCGCCCCGGCGGCATCCAGGCCTTCCTGCACAACATGGCGCTGCGCATGGATCCGGACCGGATCGTCGTCTACGCCTCCACCTGGAAGCGGGGCGAGGAGGGGGCCGCGGCGACCGCCGCCTTCGACGCCGAGCAGCCCTTCACCGTCGTGCGCGACCGCACCACGATGCTGCTGCCCACCCCGAGGGTGACGCGCACGGCCGGCCGGCTGCTGCGCGAGCACGCGTGCACGTCGGTCTGGTTCGGCGCGGCCGCGCCCCTCGGACTGATGGCTCCGGCGCTGCGCCGGGCCGGAGCGCGCCGCCTGGTGGCCACCACGCACGGACACGAGGCGGGCTGGGCCCAGCTGCCGGCCTCCCGGCAGCTGCTGCGCCGTATCGGCGAGGGCACCGACACGATCACCTACCTCGGCGAGTACACCCGCTCCAGGATCGCCGCCGCGCTCACCCCGGAGGCGGCGGGCCGCATGGTGCAGCTCCCGCCGGGGGTCGACGAGAAGACCTTCCATCCGGCCTCGGGCGGCGACCGGGTCAGGGCCCGTCTCGGGCTCACCGACCGGCCCGTCGTCGTGTGCGTGTCGCGGCTTGTGCCGCGCAAGGGCCAGGACACCCTCATCCTCGCCATGCCCGCGATCCTGGCGAAGGTGCCGGACGCCGTCCTCCTCGTCGTCGGCGGCGGCCCGTACGCCGGGCAGCTAAGGAAGCTGGCGGCGGAGACCGGAGTCGAGGACTCCGTGCGCTTCACCGGACCGGTGCCCTGGGAGGAGCTGCCCGCGCACTACGGCGCCGGTGACGTCTTCGCGATGCCCTGCCGCACACGGCGCGGCGGTCTCGACGTCGAGGGCCTCGGCATCGTCTACCTGGAGGCGTCCGCGACGGGGCTGCCCGTGGTGGCCGGCGACTCGGGCGGCGCCCCGGACGCCGTGCTCGACGGGGAGACCGGCTGGGTCGTGCGGGGCGGCTCCGCGGAGGAGTCCGCCGACCGGATCGTCACCCTGCTCGGGGACGCGGAGCTGCGCCGCCGCATGGGGGAGCGGGGCCGGGCCTGGGTCGAGGAGAAATGGCGCTGGGACCTGCTGGCCGAGAAGCTGAGGACGCTGCTCTGA
- a CDS encoding glycosyltransferase family 87 protein has translation MTVRTGTSDRVGRGLSLAVWGLTRAVLLLCVFKVFTVPGPDVTSDVSVIYRGWYEVFHAGSYPLDDVTWQYPPAAALAVLSPDLLPFLDYASAFFVLVLLCDALVLGLLLRAAGRPEGGSAGVWLWVLGVPLLGPTVYARYDLMVTAVAVAALLAGVRHPRAMGALAAFGALLKVWPVLLLVGTAPGRATRRSWSAAAVTAGVLLVVAAVAVPGAFAFLAFQRDRGLEIESLGALFFQVARQFGWSGRVELRYGSMEFAGPHVALVSTLALALSVSALGWLLVWRLRARTFAVHTPADAAFAAVLLFTVTSRVISPQYMVWPLGVAAVCLVFRGSRMGPPAWLVLAATGVTLLEFPLGFAHVVAGDAEGVALMAVRNGLLVVATFSAGRRLWRGTVPDGRRGAGVERVSPAGREDSPASAP, from the coding sequence ATGACGGTCAGGACAGGTACGAGTGACCGGGTGGGCCGGGGTCTGTCCCTCGCCGTGTGGGGCCTCACCCGGGCGGTGCTGCTGCTCTGCGTGTTCAAGGTGTTCACGGTGCCCGGCCCGGACGTGACGAGCGACGTCTCGGTGATCTACCGGGGCTGGTACGAGGTGTTCCACGCCGGTTCGTATCCGCTGGACGACGTCACCTGGCAGTACCCGCCCGCCGCGGCGCTCGCCGTGCTCTCGCCGGACCTGCTCCCCTTCCTCGACTACGCCTCCGCGTTCTTCGTGCTCGTGCTGCTCTGCGACGCGCTGGTCCTGGGGCTGCTGCTCCGGGCGGCGGGCCGTCCGGAGGGCGGGAGCGCCGGGGTGTGGCTGTGGGTGCTGGGGGTGCCGCTGCTGGGGCCGACCGTCTACGCCCGCTACGACCTGATGGTGACGGCGGTGGCGGTGGCGGCGCTGCTGGCGGGGGTGCGCCACCCACGGGCCATGGGCGCCCTGGCCGCCTTCGGGGCGCTGCTGAAGGTGTGGCCGGTGCTGCTGCTGGTGGGCACGGCCCCGGGACGGGCGACACGGCGGTCGTGGTCCGCCGCCGCGGTGACGGCCGGCGTGCTGCTCGTCGTGGCGGCCGTGGCCGTGCCGGGGGCGTTCGCCTTCCTGGCGTTCCAGCGGGACCGGGGACTGGAGATCGAGTCGCTCGGGGCGCTGTTCTTCCAGGTCGCCCGGCAGTTCGGCTGGAGCGGCCGGGTGGAGCTGCGGTACGGCTCGATGGAGTTCGCCGGTCCGCACGTCGCCCTGGTGAGCACCCTGGCCCTGGCGCTGAGCGTGTCCGCCCTCGGCTGGCTGCTGGTGTGGCGGCTGCGCGCCCGTACGTTCGCGGTGCACACCCCGGCGGACGCGGCCTTCGCGGCGGTGCTGCTGTTCACCGTGACCAGCCGGGTGATCAGCCCGCAGTACATGGTCTGGCCGCTCGGGGTCGCCGCCGTGTGCCTGGTGTTCCGGGGCAGTCGCATGGGTCCGCCGGCCTGGCTCGTCCTGGCGGCCACGGGTGTCACGCTGCTGGAGTTCCCGCTGGGCTTCGCCCATGTGGTCGCCGGTGACGCGGAGGGCGTGGCCCTCATGGCCGTACGCAACGGCCTGCTGGTCGTGGCCACGTTCAGTGCCGGGCGCCGGCTGTGGCGCGGGACCGTGCCGGACGGGCGCCGGGGCGCCGGGGTGGAGCGGGTCAGCCCAGCCGGTCGCGAAGATAGTCCCGCCAGCGCACCGTGA
- a CDS encoding C40 family peptidase produces the protein MVSHRRPTRPGLNRGVRATVLSAAAATAAATLGTAPASADPQDSHESAKAAVDRLYGEAERATERFNAARENLGRLRGRIDAAQDSAARTQEEINRLRDSLGAMAGAQYRSGAVDPSVALLLSSDPDTFLDRAAALDRAGERSAVTLHKLRHAQRRIEQSRAEAAGALAAMERDRAAVARHKRTVEGKLARARQLLRAMPAADRDELGRSSRSGAHGDLSAVAASARGAAALMAARQALGRPYVWGANGPAGFDCSGLMQWAYAQAGVGLPRTSQAQRYAGRMVPLSQARPGDLVAYRADASHIGMYAGGGQVIHAPYPGAPVRYDPVGMMPVSSVTRV, from the coding sequence GTGGTGTCGCATCGCCGCCCCACCCGGCCCGGTCTGAACCGTGGTGTCCGGGCCACCGTCCTGTCCGCCGCCGCGGCCACCGCCGCCGCCACCCTGGGCACCGCCCCGGCGAGCGCGGACCCGCAGGACTCCCACGAGAGTGCGAAGGCCGCCGTGGACCGCCTGTACGGGGAGGCGGAGCGGGCCACCGAGCGGTTCAACGCGGCCCGGGAGAACCTCGGCCGGCTGCGCGGCCGGATCGACGCGGCCCAGGACTCCGCCGCCCGCACCCAGGAGGAGATCAACCGGTTGCGGGACTCCCTCGGCGCGATGGCGGGCGCGCAGTACCGGTCGGGCGCCGTCGACCCGTCGGTCGCCCTGCTGCTCTCCTCGGACCCCGACACCTTCCTCGACCGGGCGGCGGCCCTCGACCGGGCCGGTGAGCGCAGTGCCGTCACCCTGCACAAGCTCCGCCACGCCCAGCGCAGGATCGAACAGAGCCGCGCGGAGGCCGCCGGAGCCCTGGCCGCCATGGAGCGCGACCGCGCGGCCGTGGCCCGCCACAAGCGCACGGTGGAGGGCAAGCTGGCCCGCGCCCGGCAGCTGCTGAGGGCGATGCCCGCCGCGGACCGCGACGAACTGGGCCGTTCCTCGCGCTCCGGTGCGCACGGCGACCTCTCCGCCGTCGCGGCGTCCGCCCGCGGCGCAGCCGCCCTCATGGCGGCACGGCAGGCCCTAGGGCGCCCGTACGTGTGGGGTGCCAACGGTCCCGCCGGGTTCGACTGCTCGGGCCTCATGCAGTGGGCCTACGCCCAGGCCGGGGTGGGCCTGCCCCGGACGTCGCAGGCGCAGCGGTACGCGGGCCGCATGGTGCCGCTCTCGCAGGCCCGGCCCGGCGACCTGGTCGCCTACCGCGCGGACGCCAGTCACATCGGGATGTACGCGGGCGGGGGCCAGGTCATCCACGCCCCGTATCCGGGCGCCCCGGTCCGCTACGACCCCGTCGGCATGATGCCCGTCTCCTCGGTCACCCGCGTCTGA
- a CDS encoding C40 family peptidase gives MASHRRPKQPSRTRVTVLTATAAAAVALTSQAAHADPKPTTKEVKAKVDKLYHEAEEATEKANGAKEQQDKLKKQAEALQDKVARGQDELNTLRGELGSLATAQYRSGGLDPSVQLLLSSDPDSFLDQASALDQLTAKQAESLQKIQAKQRTLAQQRKEAQAKLADLDDVRTSLNANKKKYQGKLADAQKLLNTLTAADRAKMAADEQRASRAAGDRVDLGNEVPASARGAAALSAAATQQGKPYVSGGTGPNSFDCSGLTQWAYARAGVQITRTTYTQINDGVRIGRSALKPGDLVFFNNTSHVGLYAGNNQILHAPKPGAVVRYESMDYMGTFQFGVRV, from the coding sequence GTGGCGTCCCACCGTCGTCCCAAGCAGCCGAGCCGCACCCGCGTGACCGTGCTCACCGCGACCGCCGCAGCGGCCGTGGCGCTGACCTCCCAGGCCGCGCACGCCGACCCCAAGCCGACCACGAAAGAGGTCAAGGCGAAGGTCGACAAGCTCTACCACGAGGCCGAGGAGGCCACGGAGAAGGCCAACGGCGCCAAGGAGCAGCAGGACAAGCTCAAGAAGCAGGCCGAGGCCCTCCAGGACAAGGTCGCCCGCGGCCAGGACGAGCTCAACACCCTGCGGGGTGAACTCGGTTCCCTGGCGACGGCGCAGTACCGCTCCGGCGGTCTCGACCCGTCGGTCCAGCTGCTGCTCTCCTCGGACCCGGACAGCTTCCTCGACCAGGCCTCCGCGCTCGACCAGCTGACCGCCAAGCAGGCCGAGTCGCTGCAGAAGATCCAGGCGAAGCAGCGCACCCTCGCGCAGCAGCGCAAGGAGGCGCAGGCCAAGCTCGCGGACCTCGACGACGTCCGCACCTCGCTGAACGCGAACAAGAAGAAGTACCAGGGCAAGCTCGCCGACGCCCAGAAGCTCCTCAACACCCTCACCGCCGCCGACCGGGCCAAGATGGCCGCCGACGAGCAGCGCGCCAGCCGCGCCGCCGGTGACCGGGTCGACCTCGGCAACGAGGTCCCCGCGTCCGCCCGCGGCGCCGCCGCCCTCAGCGCGGCCGCCACGCAGCAGGGCAAGCCGTACGTCTCCGGCGGCACCGGCCCCAACTCGTTCGACTGCTCGGGTCTGACCCAGTGGGCCTACGCCCGGGCCGGCGTCCAGATCACCCGCACCACGTACACCCAGATCAACGACGGTGTCCGGATCGGCCGCAGCGCCCTCAAGCCGGGCGACCTGGTCTTCTTCAACAACACCTCGCACGTCGGCCTCTACGCCGGCAACAACCAGATCCTGCACGCCCCGAAGCCCGGCGCCGTCGTCCGCTACGAGTCGATGGACTACATGGGCACCTTCCAGTTCGGCGTCCGCGTCTGA